A region of Rhodamnia argentea isolate NSW1041297 chromosome 9, ASM2092103v1, whole genome shotgun sequence DNA encodes the following proteins:
- the LOC125316724 gene encoding probable mannitol dehydrogenase — protein MAMSPENKHPVKAFGWAARDSSGHLSPFKLSRRITGEKDVTFKVLYCGICHSDLHNVKNEWGKTSYPVVPGHEIVGVVTEVGTKVTKFKVGDKVGVGCMVGSCHSCANCKDHLENYCPKMILTYGAKYYDGTTTYGGYSDIMVSDEHFVIKIPDNVPLDGAAPLLCAGITVYSPLKYYELDKVGTHLGVVGLGGLGHMAVKFAKAMGLKVTVISTSPNKKKEAMDHLGADAFLVSRNTEEMELAMGTMDGIIDTVSAVHALLPLIGLLKSNGKLVMVGAPEKPLELLAFPLLMGRKMVGGSCIGGIKETQEMIDFAAKHNIVADIELIPMDYVNTAMERLLKADVKYRFVIDIANSLKPF, from the exons ATGGCAATGTCGCCGGAGAACAAACATCCAGTGAAGGCTTTTGGATGGGCAGCCAGAGACTCTTCCGGACATCTCTCGCCCTTCAAGTTATCGAGAAG gaTCACCGGAGAAAAGGATGTGACTTTTAAAGTATTGTACTGTGGTATATGCCATTCCGATCTCCATAATGTCAAGAACGAATGGGGAAAAACTTCTTATCCCGTTGTGCCCGG GCATGAGATTGTAGGAGTGGTCACCGAAGTGGGCACTAAAGTGACAAAATTCAAAGTCGGGGACAAAGTGGGTGTTGGGTGTATGGTTGGATCATGTCATTCATGTGCAAATTGCAAAGACCATCTTGAAAATTACTGCCCGAAGATGATCTTGACATATGGTGCAAAGTACTACGATGGAACCACCACCTATGGTGGCTACTCGGACATCATGGTATCGGATGAGCATTTCGTGATTAAAATCCCGGACAACGTGCCTCTCGATGGTGCTGCTCCTCTCCTTTGTGCTGGGATCACTGTTTACAGTCCGTTGAAGTACTACGAGCTTGACAAGGTCGGGACGCATTTAGGGGTGGTTGGGCTTGGTGGGCTCGGGCACATGGCTGTGAAGTTTGCTAAGGCCATGGGCCTCAAAGTTACCGTCATTAGTACCTcaccaaacaaaaagaaggaagcCATGGACCATTTGGGAGCCGATGCATTCTTGGTTAGCCGTAATACAGAAGAGATGGAA CTTGCGATGGGCACAATGGATGGTATCATTGATACAGTCTCAGCTGTGCATGCTCTTTTGCCTTTGATTGGTCTATTGAAGAGTAATGGAAAGCTCGTCATGGTTGGTGCACCAGAGAAGCCGCTTGAGCTACTTGCTTTCCCACTCCTCATGG GTAGAAAGATGGTGGGAGGAAGTTGCATTGGAGGGATAAAGGAGACGCAAGAGATGATTGATTTTGCAGCAAAGCACAATATAGTCGCGGATATTGAACTTATTCCTATGGATTATGTGAACACCGCCATGGAGCGTCTACTAAAAGCGGATGTTAAGTATCGATTCGTCATTGACATTGCCAATTCATTGAAGCCTTTCTGA
- the LOC115754903 gene encoding probable mannitol dehydrogenase encodes MAMSPKNEHPVRAFGWAATDSSGHLSPFKFSRRATGEKDVTFKVLYCGICHSDLHNVKNEWGITSYPVVPGHEIVGVVTEVGTKVTKFKVGDKVGVGCMVGSCHSCANCKDHLENYCPKMILTYGAKYYDGTTTYGGYSDIMVSDEHFVIKIPDNVPLDGGAPLLCAGITVYSPLKYYELDKVGTHLGVVGLGGLGHMAVKFAKAMGLKVTVISTSPNKKKEAMDHLGADAFLVSRNTEEMELAMGTMDGIIDTVSAVHALLPLIGLLKTNGKLVMVGAPEKPLELLAFPLLMGRKIVGGSCIGGIKETQEMIDFAAKHNIVADIELIPMNSVNTAMERLLKADVKYRFVIDIASSLKPF; translated from the exons ATGGCAATGTCACCAAAGAATGAACATCCAGTGCGGGCTTTTGGATGGGCAGCCACAGACTCTTCAGGACACCTTTCTCCCTTCAAGTTCTCGAGAAG gGCCACCGGAGAAAAGGATGTAACTTTTAAGGTGTTGTATTGTGGTATATGCCATTCCGATCTCCACAATGTCAAGAATGAATGGGGAATAACTTCTTATCCCGTAGTACCCGG GCATGAGATTGTAGGAGTGGTCACCGAAGTGGGCACTAAAGTGACAAAATTCAAAGTCGGGGACAAAGTAGGTGTTGGGTGTATGGTTGGATCATGTCATTCATGTGCAAATTGCAAAGACCATCTTGAAAATTACTGTCCGAAGATGATCTTGACATATGGTGCAAAGTACTACGATGGAACCACCACCTATGGTGGCTACTCGGACATCATGGTATCGGATGAGCATTTCGTGATTAAAATCCCGGACAACGTGCCTCTCGACGGTGGTGCTCCTCTCCTTTGTGCTGGGATCACTGTTTACAGTCCGTTGAAGTACTATGAGCTTGACAAGGTTGGGACGCATTTAGGGGTGGTTGGGCTTGGTGGGCTCGGGCACATGGCTGTGAAGTTTGCTAAGGCCATGGGCCTCAAAGTTACCGTCATTAGTACCTCACCGAACAAAAAGAAGGAAGCCATGGACCATTTGGGAGCCGATGCATTCTTGGTTAGCCGTAATACAGAAGAGATGGAA CTTGCGATGGGCACAATGGACGGTATCATTGACACAGTTTCAGCTGTGCATGCTCTTTTGCCTTTGATTGGTCTCTTGAAGACTAATGGAAAGCTCGTCATGGTTGGCGCACCAGAGAAGCCGCTTGAGCTACTTGCTTTCCCACTCCTCATGG GTAGAAAGATTGTGGGAGGAAGTTGCATTGGAGGGATAAAGGAGACGCAAGAGATGATTGATTTTGCAGCGAAGCACAACATAGTCGCGGATATTGAACTTATTCCTATGAATTCTGTGAACACCGCCATGGAGCGTCTACTAAAAGCAGACGTTAAGTATCGATTCGTCATTGACATCGCCAGTTCATTGAAGCCTTTCTGA
- the LOC125316459 gene encoding uncharacterized protein LOC125316459, giving the protein MIAEKVFAMIEEDVAASNAVVAGDVSIASRYAYALFDPGATHSFVSMEFAKKLDVPPKSLDHDLRVDAPIGDFLIADHVYKRCMLRIDDVEMPVDLVESNIQDFDVILGMDWLSTYHATIDCYAKKIIFRPPNQVEFFFSGNCKVIFLELISVLKQESF; this is encoded by the coding sequence ATGATAGCCGAGAAGGTTTTTGCGATGATAGAGGAGGATGTAGCGGCATCTAATGCGGTTGTGGCAGGTGATGTTTCTATTGCCTCACGATATGCTTACGCCTTATTTGATCCTGGTGCCACGcattcttttgtttccatgGAATTCGCTAAGAAACTTGATGTGCCGCCTAAGTCGCTTGATCATGATTTGCGTGTGGATGCTCCCATTGGGGATTTCTTGATTGCTGATCATGTATATAAGAGATGTATGCTTCGGATTGATGATGTCGAGATGCCTGTGGATCTTGTAGAATCAAATATACAGGATTTCGATGTCATTTTAGGAATGGATTGGTTATCAACTTATCATGCTACGATTGATTGTtatgccaaaaaaattatttttcgacctCCAAATCAGGTTGAATTCTTTTTCTCGGGAAATTGTAAGGTTATCTTTCTAGAGCTGATTTCAGTTTTGAAGCAAGAAAGCTTTTGA